A genomic window from Micromonospora ferruginea includes:
- a CDS encoding ATP/GTP-binding protein, which translates to MDFVRSPEWRAAGQAGPAANSAPARYGNPAPLIGRATPPPPAGPPLPYRPPSGPGEPAPIVSRVPAPRPPIPVKILIAGGFGVGKTTTVGAISEIAPLTTEAEMTTAGIGVDDPGGVAGKTTTTVAMDFGCVTIDRSLKLYLFGTPGQARFGFMWDDLARGALGALVVVDSARLDDCYPAIDFFERAGLPFAVGVNAFDGRLALDLPSIRWALAIAEHVPLVQFDARDRLSVRDALLVVLDRALDRATRARER; encoded by the coding sequence ATGGACTTCGTGCGATCTCCTGAATGGCGGGCGGCCGGCCAGGCCGGGCCGGCCGCGAACAGCGCCCCCGCCCGCTACGGCAACCCGGCCCCGCTGATCGGCCGGGCCACGCCGCCCCCGCCGGCCGGTCCGCCGTTGCCGTACCGGCCGCCGAGCGGGCCCGGGGAACCCGCCCCGATCGTCAGCCGGGTGCCCGCGCCCCGCCCGCCGATCCCGGTGAAGATCCTGATCGCCGGCGGCTTCGGCGTCGGCAAGACCACCACGGTCGGCGCGATCTCGGAGATCGCGCCGCTGACCACCGAGGCGGAGATGACCACCGCCGGGATCGGCGTCGACGACCCCGGTGGGGTGGCCGGGAAGACCACCACCACGGTGGCGATGGATTTCGGCTGCGTCACCATCGACCGCAGCCTGAAGCTCTACCTCTTCGGCACGCCCGGCCAGGCCCGATTCGGCTTCATGTGGGACGACCTGGCCCGGGGCGCGCTCGGCGCGCTGGTGGTGGTGGACAGCGCCCGGCTCGACGACTGCTACCCGGCGATCGACTTCTTCGAGCGGGCCGGGCTGCCGTTCGCCGTGGGCGTCAACGCCTTCGACGGGCGGCTGGCCCTGGATCTGCCGTCGATCCGGTGGGCGCTGGCGATCGCCGAGCACGTGCCGCTGGTGCAGTTCGACGCCCGGGACCGGCTCTCCGTACGGGACGCCCTGCTGGTCGTCCTCGATC
- a CDS encoding DUF742 domain-containing protein: MIPGAAGGDPEPEPGIRIRPFLRASTPAPAADDGGGEPPGPRPFVLTAGRVEGDPSIGLETQVTARPGSGSWAVTARLAPELATIVAICAEPVSVAEISARTRMQFGVTRVLVGDLRAAGHLDVHVADVDDALDPDLILRVIDGLRAIS; encoded by the coding sequence ATGATCCCGGGGGCCGCCGGTGGGGACCCGGAGCCGGAACCCGGCATCCGGATCCGCCCCTTCCTGCGCGCGTCCACCCCGGCCCCGGCGGCGGACGACGGCGGCGGGGAGCCGCCCGGCCCACGCCCGTTCGTGCTCACCGCCGGACGGGTGGAAGGCGACCCGTCGATCGGCCTGGAGACCCAGGTGACCGCCCGTCCCGGCAGCGGCTCGTGGGCGGTGACCGCGCGGCTGGCACCGGAACTGGCCACGATCGTCGCGATCTGCGCCGAGCCGGTGTCGGTCGCCGAGATCTCCGCCCGGACCCGGATGCAGTTCGGGGTGACCCGGGTGCTGGTCGGCGACCTGCGCGCCGCCGGCCACCTCGACGTGCACGTCGCGGACGTCGACGACGCCCTCGATCCGGACCTCATCCTGCGAGTGATTGATGGACTTCGTGCGATCTCCTGA
- a CDS encoding roadblock/LC7 domain-containing protein, translating into MTSPFLHDNVEQSTTGDLSPEARTFNWLLDSFTSSTAGVMEAIAVSSDGLLMAMSAIKDRSNAERLAAVVSGMTSLAGGAASWYALGGLNRVIVDMAEGYLLISAISSGSVLGVVADRSANLGTVAYEMTLFAGRAGGALSPRLIAELKNAVQQ; encoded by the coding sequence GTGACCAGCCCGTTCCTGCACGACAACGTCGAACAGAGCACCACCGGCGACCTCAGCCCCGAGGCGCGCACCTTCAACTGGCTGCTCGACTCGTTCACCTCGAGCACCGCCGGGGTGATGGAGGCCATCGCGGTCTCCTCGGACGGGCTGCTGATGGCCATGTCCGCGATCAAGGACCGGTCCAACGCGGAACGGCTCGCCGCCGTGGTCTCCGGCATGACCAGCCTCGCCGGTGGCGCCGCGAGCTGGTACGCGCTGGGCGGCCTCAACCGGGTGATCGTCGACATGGCCGAGGGCTACCTGCTGATCAGCGCGATCAGCAGCGGCTCGGTCCTCGGCGTGGTCGCCGACCGCTCAGCCAACCTGGGCACCGTGGCGTACGAGATGACGCTCTTCGCCGGCCGCGCCGGCGGTGCCCTGAGCCCCCGCCTGATCGCCGAACTGAAGAACGCCGTCCAGCAATGA
- a CDS encoding nitrate- and nitrite sensing domain-containing protein, whose product MLLARLRIRGKLALLVIIPLLSMVGLAVPVVIDRVAAAQRAADTAETVRVASRIGSLVQDLQQERLLSVGLLLGRVNRTELIQKSATVDDRIADLRAESLPAPVREALDGVRRLADVRTATLAGRATPQQILTTFAAVDTALIDALRLPFQVDTKTSAGRQVLALDALLRTDEALSSCSTQIVLVRATGDQRVAGSYIACISALNVDNRRFRRLITPEQLKLALLDDAAVAARTSPTFLQDSVRDPVGAIAPVPLDALFPSVRSMITLGQFVEKKVVADVIAETRTEERNALTAAWLVAGAAAVILFLVVLLSMTVARTVSRPLSRLTRSAERIARVTEAELTRVADDETESVPPVRLDPVDVGARDEIGDLARAFDRVQHTAGRLVERQVAGRRNVAQMFGHVGRRTQNLVGRQIALIDRLERQEADPGRLEHLYRLDHISSRLRRNAGSLVVLSGATGSDGHVAPVPLADVVRLALGEIEDYTRVDVQVPPGVSAAPAIAGDLVLALAELMENATSFSPPHTRVVVAGELTDAGARLIVVDHGIGLTAERLAEENSRLTRRERLDLAPTEVLGLFVVGRLARRHGWNVRLSATLGGGVTAAVEIPTGSLVIRRPEPVGAPVARAAVPAVERRPEPTEHALAAPPVTAEPTGFDAELLSRATRSISVGDSWNAFGSQADEPEPGDVSPVAAAAPAVDTPPAEDLRFPTGGPPPAWPPAAGSPTTPPAGPSARPAGTTPPTPVVGPAPAAPRPPGRRPAPPSPRCPPARRRPARRRPTRHPPARATPRRPPARATRRPPPARATRRPPPRRSAARPPARPRQPARRGRRRPPASRRPPGPPPRTGRRAGRTGRDPPDPQAGAGREPAGRPTVRAGRAGDRAADRRPRRPGHGPRPGGGVPGRGTPSRGRRHPGRTDTGTAPAQPAGARREPVRLPGAARAPHQLRPR is encoded by the coding sequence ATGCTGCTCGCTAGGTTGCGGATCCGGGGCAAACTCGCCCTGCTGGTCATCATCCCGCTGCTCAGCATGGTCGGGTTGGCCGTGCCGGTGGTCATCGACCGGGTGGCCGCCGCGCAGCGGGCCGCCGACACCGCCGAGACGGTCCGGGTCGCCAGTCGGATCGGCAGCCTGGTCCAGGACCTCCAGCAGGAGCGCCTGCTCTCCGTCGGGCTGCTGCTCGGTCGGGTCAACCGCACCGAGCTGATCCAGAAGTCCGCCACCGTCGACGACCGGATCGCCGACCTGCGCGCCGAGTCGCTGCCGGCGCCGGTCCGCGAGGCCCTCGACGGGGTACGCCGGCTGGCCGACGTCCGCACCGCGACGCTCGCCGGGCGGGCCACGCCGCAGCAGATCCTCACCACGTTCGCCGCGGTCGACACCGCCCTGATCGACGCGCTGCGGCTGCCGTTCCAGGTGGACACGAAGACCTCGGCCGGCCGGCAGGTGCTGGCGCTGGACGCGCTGCTGCGTACCGACGAGGCGTTGAGTTCGTGCTCCACCCAGATCGTGCTGGTCCGGGCGACCGGCGACCAGCGGGTGGCCGGCTCGTACATCGCCTGCATCTCGGCGCTCAACGTGGACAACCGGCGGTTCCGCCGGCTGATCACGCCGGAGCAGCTCAAGCTGGCCCTGCTGGACGACGCGGCGGTGGCGGCCCGGACCAGCCCGACCTTCCTCCAGGACAGCGTCCGGGACCCGGTCGGCGCGATCGCCCCGGTGCCGCTGGACGCGCTCTTCCCCTCGGTCCGCTCGATGATCACGCTGGGCCAGTTCGTGGAGAAGAAGGTCGTCGCGGACGTCATCGCGGAGACCCGGACCGAGGAGCGGAACGCGCTCACCGCGGCCTGGCTGGTCGCCGGCGCGGCGGCCGTGATCCTGTTCCTGGTCGTGCTGCTCAGCATGACGGTGGCCCGGACCGTGTCCCGGCCGCTGAGCCGGCTCACCCGCTCCGCCGAGCGCATCGCCCGGGTCACCGAGGCGGAGCTGACCCGGGTGGCCGACGACGAGACCGAGTCGGTGCCGCCGGTACGCCTCGACCCGGTGGACGTCGGCGCCCGGGACGAGATCGGCGACCTGGCCCGCGCCTTCGACCGGGTGCAGCACACCGCCGGGCGGCTGGTCGAGCGGCAGGTCGCCGGCCGGCGCAACGTGGCGCAGATGTTCGGTCACGTCGGCCGCCGTACGCAGAACCTGGTCGGCCGCCAGATCGCGCTGATCGACCGGTTGGAGCGGCAGGAGGCCGACCCGGGCCGGCTGGAGCACCTCTACCGGCTCGACCACATCTCCAGCCGGCTGCGCCGCAACGCCGGGAGCCTGGTGGTGCTCTCCGGCGCCACCGGCTCGGACGGGCACGTGGCGCCGGTGCCGCTGGCCGACGTGGTCCGGCTCGCGCTCGGCGAGATCGAGGACTACACCCGGGTCGACGTGCAGGTCCCGCCCGGCGTCTCGGCCGCGCCCGCGATCGCCGGCGACCTGGTGCTGGCGTTGGCCGAGCTGATGGAGAACGCCACCTCGTTCTCCCCGCCGCACACCCGGGTGGTGGTGGCCGGCGAGCTGACCGACGCCGGCGCCCGGCTGATCGTGGTGGACCACGGCATCGGCCTGACCGCGGAGCGGCTCGCCGAGGAGAACTCCCGGCTGACCCGGCGGGAGCGGCTCGACCTCGCCCCGACCGAGGTGCTGGGGCTGTTCGTGGTGGGCCGGCTGGCCCGCCGGCACGGCTGGAACGTGCGGCTGTCGGCGACGCTTGGTGGCGGCGTCACCGCCGCCGTGGAGATCCCGACCGGCTCGCTGGTGATCCGGCGACCGGAACCGGTGGGGGCGCCCGTGGCGCGGGCTGCCGTGCCGGCGGTCGAGCGGCGACCGGAACCGACGGAGCACGCGCTCGCCGCGCCGCCGGTCACCGCCGAGCCCACCGGCTTCGACGCCGAACTGCTGAGCCGGGCCACCCGCAGCATCTCCGTCGGCGACTCGTGGAACGCGTTCGGCAGCCAGGCCGACGAGCCGGAGCCGGGCGACGTCTCGCCCGTTGCGGCGGCGGCGCCGGCCGTCGACACGCCGCCGGCCGAGGACCTCCGCTTCCCCACCGGCGGCCCGCCGCCCGCCTGGCCGCCCGCGGCCGGGTCGCCCACCACGCCTCCCGCCGGCCCGTCGGCGCGTCCCGCGGGCACCACTCCGCCGACACCGGTCGTCGGCCCGGCACCGGCCGCTCCCCGGCCGCCGGGCCGACGACCGGCCCCGCCGTCGCCCCGCTGCCCACCCGCCCGACGCCGGCCCGCCCGACGCCGGCCCACTCGGCACCCACCGGCCCGGGCCACCCCGCGACGCCCACCGGCCCGGGCCACCCGGCGGCCCCCGCCGGCCCGGGCCACTCGGCGGCCCCCGCCGCGCCGGTCCGCCGCGCGCCCGCCGGCCCGACCCCGCCAGCCGGCGCGCCGCGGTCGACGCCGCCCGCCGGCTTCCCGCCGGCCGCCCGGCCCGCCTCCCCGGACCGGTCGGCGCGCCGGCCGGACCGGCCGGGACCCGCCCGATCCGCAAGCGGGTGCCGGGCGCGAACCTGCCGGCCGGCCCACCGTCCGCGCCGGCCGGGCCGGTGATCGGGCCGCTGATCGGCGTCCCCGACGACCCGGCCACGGTCCGCGCCCTGGTGGAGGCGTTCCAGGACGGGGTACGCCGAGCCGAGGACGACGTCACCCCGGCCGAACCGACACCGGAACGGCCCCGGCTCAGCCGGCGGGTGCCCGGCGCGAACCTGTCCGTCTCCCCGGTGCCGCCCGCGCCCCCCACCAGCTCCGACCCCGGTGA
- a CDS encoding alpha/beta fold hydrolase, protein MRSPVARVRRALAGHPRRIVAAAVVVVLVAAALLWAVRPQGADFRTESAVVNVRSGPDGDEPVDLDTTLYLPADASETDRVPAVLLAHGFGGTKESVRADAEDLVARGYAVLTWTARGFGRSGGQIHLDNPDYEVRDAQRLLDRLAARPDIRLDSAGDPRVGVVGGSYGGGLALLLAAQDPRVDAIVPMITWNDLSRAFLPESTGKAPTEGVFKKGWAGIFFGGGGNAGSGPAGLSGATAAVPEGAPASAGPASPQPGAGPGSGSGRAPGGAADPSCGRFAADVCAAYLRIATTGRADAAAVELLRRSSPAGVLDRIKAPTLLVQGEADTLFPLTEADANARGIAAAGTPVRVAWFTGGHDGGAGPTSDSDRVKFLTAQWLDHYVKGEGAAPGDTFTFSRIAGFDALDRGLVATGYRTDDYPGVTGQQRRDVALTGPAQPVAVPPNGNPAAISAIPFAGALGSLLDGVAGDIPGQHALFESAPLDEPVDVVGAPTVRIRAASKTGEAVLFVKLYDVDPQGASTLPDGLVAPVRLTGLPAGLDAATPVTVTLPAIVRRVEAGHRLRLVVATSDQAYATPAEPAVHTVALGDGPVVLPTVDAAPIPTSAAIWRWVLAGLLAAIVAGLVVVVLLTRHRHRRQDRSVHPEYAGVPLAVRNLRKEYADGFVAVSDVDFEVHPGQVVGLLGPNGAGKTTTLRVLMGLTQPTAGEIYVFGHRLVPGSPVLSRIGALVEGPGFLPHLSGLDNLKAYWRATGRPWEDAHFDEALEIAGLGDSVHRRTKKYSHGMRQRLAIAQAMLGLPELLVLDEPTDGLDPPQIAEMRRVLQRYATDGRAVLVSSHLLAEVEQTCTHAVVVNKGRIVASGPVEEIVGESPSVLFEVSDPDAARSVLDRLGGVRVLPDDDGALVVDTNGTARSEVVAELVRAGIGVDRVVPRRRLEDAFLALVGENSRGSGDR, encoded by the coding sequence ATGAGATCACCCGTGGCGCGGGTCCGGCGCGCCCTCGCCGGCCACCCGCGCCGGATCGTCGCCGCCGCAGTGGTGGTCGTCCTGGTCGCCGCCGCGCTGCTCTGGGCGGTCCGGCCGCAGGGCGCGGACTTCCGGACCGAGTCGGCGGTGGTGAACGTCCGCTCCGGGCCCGACGGCGACGAGCCGGTCGACCTGGACACCACGCTCTACCTGCCGGCCGACGCCTCCGAGACCGACCGGGTGCCGGCGGTGCTGCTCGCGCACGGCTTCGGCGGCACCAAGGAGTCGGTACGCGCCGACGCGGAGGACCTCGTCGCCCGCGGCTACGCGGTGCTCACCTGGACCGCCCGTGGCTTCGGCCGCAGCGGCGGCCAGATCCACCTGGACAACCCCGACTACGAGGTGCGCGACGCGCAACGCCTGCTGGACCGGCTCGCCGCCCGCCCGGACATCCGCCTCGACTCGGCCGGCGACCCGCGCGTCGGCGTGGTCGGCGGCTCGTACGGCGGCGGCCTGGCCCTGCTGCTGGCCGCGCAGGACCCCCGGGTCGACGCGATCGTCCCGATGATCACCTGGAACGACCTGTCCCGCGCCTTCCTGCCGGAGAGCACCGGCAAGGCGCCGACCGAGGGCGTGTTCAAGAAGGGCTGGGCCGGCATCTTCTTCGGCGGGGGCGGCAACGCCGGCTCCGGCCCGGCCGGACTCTCCGGCGCCACCGCCGCCGTACCCGAGGGCGCACCCGCCTCGGCCGGTCCGGCGAGCCCGCAGCCGGGCGCCGGTCCGGGCAGCGGCTCCGGCCGGGCGCCCGGTGGCGCCGCCGACCCGTCCTGCGGCCGGTTCGCCGCCGACGTCTGCGCCGCGTACCTGCGCATCGCCACCACCGGCCGGGCCGACGCCGCCGCGGTCGAGCTGCTGCGCCGCTCGTCGCCGGCCGGCGTGCTCGACCGGATCAAGGCGCCCACCCTGCTGGTGCAGGGCGAGGCGGACACGCTCTTCCCGCTCACCGAGGCGGACGCTAACGCACGCGGCATCGCCGCCGCCGGCACCCCGGTGCGGGTCGCCTGGTTCACCGGCGGCCACGACGGCGGCGCCGGGCCGACGTCCGACTCCGACCGGGTGAAGTTCCTGACCGCGCAGTGGCTCGACCACTACGTCAAGGGCGAGGGGGCGGCGCCGGGCGACACCTTCACGTTCTCCCGGATCGCCGGGTTCGACGCGCTCGACCGCGGCCTGGTGGCCACCGGCTACCGCACCGACGACTACCCGGGCGTGACCGGGCAGCAGCGCCGCGACGTGGCGCTGACCGGCCCGGCGCAGCCGGTCGCGGTGCCGCCGAACGGCAACCCGGCGGCGATCTCCGCGATCCCGTTCGCCGGGGCGCTCGGCTCGCTGCTGGACGGCGTGGCCGGCGACATCCCCGGCCAGCACGCCCTCTTCGAGTCGGCGCCGCTGGACGAGCCGGTCGACGTGGTGGGCGCACCGACCGTGCGGATCCGGGCCGCCTCGAAGACCGGTGAGGCGGTGCTCTTCGTCAAGCTCTACGACGTCGACCCGCAGGGCGCGTCGACGCTGCCGGACGGCCTGGTCGCGCCGGTGCGGCTGACCGGCCTGCCGGCCGGCCTCGACGCCGCGACGCCGGTGACCGTCACACTGCCGGCGATCGTCCGGCGGGTCGAGGCCGGGCACCGGTTGCGGCTCGTGGTGGCGACGTCGGACCAGGCGTACGCGACGCCCGCCGAGCCGGCGGTGCACACCGTGGCGCTCGGCGACGGCCCGGTGGTGCTGCCCACCGTGGACGCCGCGCCGATCCCCACCTCGGCCGCGATCTGGCGCTGGGTGCTGGCCGGCCTGCTCGCCGCGATCGTGGCCGGGCTGGTCGTGGTGGTGCTGCTCACCCGCCACCGGCACCGCCGCCAGGACCGCTCGGTGCACCCGGAGTACGCGGGCGTCCCGCTCGCCGTGCGCAACCTGCGCAAGGAGTACGCGGACGGCTTCGTGGCCGTCTCCGACGTCGACTTCGAGGTGCACCCCGGTCAGGTGGTGGGCCTGCTCGGGCCGAACGGCGCCGGCAAGACCACCACACTGCGGGTGCTGATGGGGCTGACCCAGCCGACGGCCGGGGAGATCTACGTGTTCGGGCACCGGCTGGTGCCCGGCTCGCCGGTGCTCTCCCGGATCGGCGCGCTGGTCGAGGGGCCGGGCTTCCTGCCGCACCTGTCCGGGCTGGACAACCTGAAGGCGTACTGGCGGGCCACCGGGCGGCCGTGGGAGGACGCGCACTTCGACGAGGCGCTGGAGATCGCCGGCCTGGGCGACTCGGTGCACCGGCGGACGAAGAAGTACAGCCACGGCATGCGGCAGCGGCTCGCCATCGCCCAGGCCATGCTCGGCCTGCCCGAGCTGCTGGTGCTCGACGAGCCGACGGACGGGCTCGACCCGCCGCAGATCGCCGAGATGCGCCGGGTGCTCCAGCGCTACGCCACGGACGGCCGGGCGGTGCTGGTCTCCAGTCACCTGCTGGCCGAGGTGGAGCAGACCTGCACCCACGCGGTGGTGGTCAACAAGGGGCGGATCGTGGCGTCCGGCCCGGTCGAGGAGATCGTCGGCGAGTCGCCGAGCGTGCTGTTCGAGGTGAGCGACCCGGACGCGGCGCGGTCGGTGCTGGACCGGCTCGGCGGCGTACGGGTGCTGCCCGACGACGACGGGGCGCTGGTGGTCGACACCAACGGCACCGCCCGCAGCGAGGTGGTGGCCGAACTGGTCCGGGCCGGCATCGGGGTGGACCGGGTGGTGCCCCGGCGTCGCCTGGAGGACGCGTTCCTCGCCCTGGTCGGCGAGAACTCTCGGGGAAGCGGTGACCGGTGA
- a CDS encoding ABC transporter permease produces MVDSQVAPKGSGGAAAGYRPSATMPFGAEFRRQASRRRTQLALGFMVLLPLIILVAFQFDSSDDDGGGRGEFASLADLATSGGLNFTLFSILVSASFLLVVVVALFCGDTVASEASWGSLRYLLAVPVPRARLLAVKLVVALAYSGLALLLLAGTALVAGTLRYGWKPLSSQVSAELAPADGLLRLLGVLGYLAVVLLVVAGLAFLLSVTTDAALGAVGGAVLLWILSSILDQITALGGLRNLLPTHYSSAWLGLLSSPMQTDDVVKGAISAVVYATLFWSLAFWRFTRKDITS; encoded by the coding sequence ATGGTGGACTCTCAGGTGGCGCCGAAAGGCAGTGGCGGGGCGGCGGCCGGCTACCGGCCGTCGGCCACGATGCCGTTCGGGGCGGAGTTCCGGCGGCAGGCGTCGCGCCGGCGTACCCAGTTGGCGCTGGGGTTCATGGTGCTGCTGCCGTTGATCATCCTGGTGGCGTTCCAGTTCGACTCCTCAGACGACGACGGCGGCGGGCGAGGCGAGTTCGCCAGCCTGGCCGACCTGGCCACGTCGGGCGGGCTCAACTTCACCCTGTTCTCCATCCTGGTGTCGGCGTCGTTCCTGCTGGTCGTGGTGGTGGCGCTGTTCTGCGGTGACACGGTGGCCAGCGAGGCGAGCTGGGGCAGCCTGCGCTACCTGCTGGCCGTGCCGGTGCCCCGGGCCCGGCTGCTGGCGGTGAAGCTGGTGGTCGCACTGGCGTACTCCGGCCTGGCGCTGCTGCTGTTGGCGGGCACCGCGCTGGTCGCCGGCACGCTGCGCTACGGCTGGAAGCCGCTGAGCAGCCAGGTCTCCGCCGAGCTGGCCCCGGCGGACGGGCTGCTGCGGCTGCTCGGGGTGCTCGGCTACCTGGCGGTGGTGCTGCTGGTGGTGGCCGGGTTGGCGTTCCTGCTGTCGGTGACCACGGACGCCGCGCTCGGGGCGGTCGGCGGGGCGGTGCTGCTCTGGATCCTGTCCAGCATCCTCGACCAGATCACCGCGCTGGGCGGGCTGCGCAACCTGCTGCCGACCCATTACAGCAGCGCGTGGCTGGGGCTGCTGTCGTCGCCGATGCAGACCGACGACGTGGTCAAGGGCGCGATTTCGGCGGTCGTCTACGCCACGCTGTTCTGGTCGCTCGCCTTCTGGCGCTTCACCCGCAAGGACATCACCAGCTGA
- a CDS encoding DoxX family protein encodes MVPAQLNGPVQSLFRIVIGALFVCHGAASIFGVFGGNPATGGAVPAGTWPGWWAALIQLVCGALVLVGLFTRPAALLASGSMAYAYFVVHQPHGLLPIGNGGELAAIFCWSFLLVAVLGPGPWALDALLARRRPAAPVETPSAPARPSPPEPARSWYGIAPEGRSRTTIFSGTTAAAGGGVRAG; translated from the coding sequence ATGGTCCCGGCGCAGCTGAACGGTCCCGTGCAGTCCCTGTTCCGCATCGTCATCGGCGCGCTCTTCGTGTGCCACGGCGCGGCGTCGATCTTCGGTGTCTTCGGTGGGAACCCGGCCACCGGTGGGGCCGTACCGGCCGGCACCTGGCCCGGCTGGTGGGCCGCGCTGATCCAGCTCGTCTGCGGCGCCCTGGTGCTCGTCGGGCTGTTCACCCGGCCGGCCGCGCTGCTCGCCTCCGGCTCGATGGCGTACGCGTACTTCGTGGTGCACCAGCCGCACGGCCTGCTGCCGATCGGCAACGGCGGTGAGCTGGCCGCGATCTTCTGCTGGTCGTTCCTGCTGGTCGCGGTGCTCGGCCCCGGCCCGTGGGCGCTCGACGCCCTGCTGGCCCGCCGCCGTCCCGCCGCCCCCGTCGAGACCCCGTCGGCCCCCGCGCGTCCGTCCCCGCCTGAACCGGCGAGATCGTGGTACGGGATCGCCCCCGAGGGGCGGTCCCGTACCACGATTTTCAGCGGCACGACGGCTGCGGCGGGCGGTGGGGTCAGAGCGGGTTGA
- a CDS encoding DUF4232 domain-containing protein, translating to MRNAAAGTGLLAALTLLAACTRAPAPVDPPSGPVPRPGQHESTPPGPTTCPPDGVRIAETGVSAAMGLRAMGLDLVNCGNQPYELRGYPAVRLRDADGDPITVHTVPGAAGITSGFDAPPTRIVLLPGERAGATLLWRNTVTDSTVAATEGRQLDVAPQAGRPSQPVTLDGPIDLGNTGRLGLSVWKRLPASPTTQPAVPDAPPSTATTPVNPL from the coding sequence ATGCGCAACGCGGCAGCCGGGACCGGCCTCCTCGCGGCACTGACGCTCCTGGCGGCCTGCACCCGGGCACCGGCACCGGTCGACCCGCCGTCCGGCCCCGTCCCGCGGCCGGGCCAGCACGAATCCACACCGCCCGGCCCGACGACCTGCCCCCCGGACGGCGTCCGGATCGCCGAGACCGGGGTCAGCGCCGCGATGGGGCTGCGGGCCATGGGCCTGGACCTGGTCAACTGCGGCAACCAGCCGTACGAGCTGCGCGGCTATCCGGCGGTGCGCCTGCGGGACGCGGACGGGGACCCGATCACGGTCCACACCGTCCCGGGCGCCGCCGGGATCACCTCCGGCTTCGACGCCCCGCCCACCCGGATCGTGCTGCTCCCCGGCGAACGGGCCGGCGCCACGCTGCTCTGGCGCAACACGGTCACCGACTCGACCGTGGCGGCCACCGAGGGCCGGCAGCTCGACGTCGCGCCGCAGGCCGGACGCCCGTCGCAACCGGTCACCCTGGACGGACCGATCGACCTCGGCAACACCGGCCGCCTCGGCCTGAGCGTCTGGAAGCGCCTCCCCGCCTCTCCCACCACGCAACCAGCCGTGCCGGACGCCCCACCCTCGACGGCCACCACCCCGGTCAACCCGCTCTGA
- the thrC gene encoding threonine synthase produces the protein MTSTLPAVSGIDTTRSPARALVCRACSARYPLAAQHACYECFGPLEVDYDIAALATVTREQIEAGPNSIWRYAALLPAGQDPATRVTLDPGLTPLVAAGNLAAELGLTGPLWVKDDSANPTHSFKDRVVSVALTAARALGFTRYACASTGNLANSVAAHAARAGVPSVVFIPSDLEQGKVVTTAVYGGDLVAIDGSYDDVNRLCGELVETDEFEDTAFVNVNVRPFYAEGSKTLGYEVAEQLGWRIPAQVVIPMASGELLTKIDKAFTELVEIGLVEAPAGGWKVFGAQSAGCNPIATALHDERDTIVPVKPTGIAKSLNIGDPAAGVYALEAVRRTGGWMEYADDDEIRAGIRLLARTTGVFAETAGGVTVAVLRKLVESGRLDPTAETVVFNTGEGLKTLDAVAATAGPTHRIKPNLRAARDAGLLS, from the coding sequence ATGACGTCGACGCTTCCCGCCGTCTCCGGCATCGACACCACCCGCAGCCCGGCCCGCGCCCTGGTCTGTCGCGCCTGTTCGGCGCGTTATCCGCTGGCCGCCCAGCACGCCTGCTACGAGTGTTTCGGCCCGCTGGAGGTCGACTACGACATCGCCGCGCTGGCCACCGTCACCCGGGAGCAGATCGAGGCCGGCCCGAACAGCATCTGGCGTTACGCCGCCCTGCTCCCGGCCGGTCAGGATCCGGCCACCCGGGTCACCCTCGACCCGGGGCTGACCCCGCTGGTCGCCGCCGGAAATCTCGCCGCCGAGCTGGGCCTCACCGGCCCGCTCTGGGTCAAGGACGACAGCGCCAACCCCACCCACTCGTTCAAGGACCGGGTGGTGTCGGTGGCGCTGACCGCCGCCCGGGCGCTCGGTTTCACCCGCTACGCCTGCGCGTCCACCGGCAACCTGGCCAACTCGGTCGCCGCGCACGCCGCGCGCGCCGGCGTGCCGTCGGTGGTCTTCATCCCCAGCGACCTGGAGCAGGGCAAGGTCGTCACCACCGCGGTCTACGGCGGCGACCTGGTCGCCATCGACGGCTCGTACGACGACGTGAACCGGCTCTGCGGGGAGCTGGTGGAGACCGACGAGTTCGAGGACACCGCCTTCGTCAACGTCAACGTCCGGCCGTTCTACGCCGAGGGCTCCAAGACGCTCGGCTACGAGGTGGCCGAGCAGTTGGGCTGGCGGATCCCGGCCCAGGTGGTGATCCCGATGGCCAGCGGCGAACTGCTCACCAAGATCGACAAGGCGTTCACCGAGCTGGTCGAGATCGGGCTGGTGGAGGCGCCGGCCGGCGGCTGGAAGGTGTTCGGCGCCCAGTCCGCCGGGTGCAACCCGATCGCCACCGCGCTGCACGACGAGCGCGACACCATCGTCCCGGTCAAGCCCACCGGCATCGCCAAGTCGCTGAACATCGGCGACCCGGCCGCCGGCGTCTACGCGCTGGAGGCGGTCCGCCGTACCGGCGGCTGGATGGAGTACGCCGACGACGACGAGATCCGCGCCGGCATCCGGCTGCTGGCCCGGACCACGGGCGTGTTCGCGGAAACGGCGGGCGGCGTGACGGTGGCGGTCCTGCGGAAGCTGGTGGAGTCCGGCCGCCTCGACCCTACGGCGGAGACGGTGGTCTTCAACACCGGCGAGGGCCTGAAGACCCTCGACGCGGTGGCCGCCACCGCCGGCCCCACCCACCGCATCAAGCCCAACCTCCGAGCCGCCCGAGACGCCGGCCTCCTCTCCTAA